The window GGCCAGCGGCAGCGTGTGGCCATCGCCCGCGCCCTCGCCTCCCGCCCGTCGCTGCTCGTGGCGGACGAGCCCGTGTCGATGCTCGACGTGTCGATCCGTCTCGGCGTGCTGAGCCTGCTCGCCGAGCTGCAGCGTGACGAGGGACTCGGCGTGCTCTACATCACGCACGACCTGGCCACCGCCCGCCACTTCAGCGACGAGATCATGGTGCTCAACCAGGGCCGCGTGGTCGAGTACGGCACCGCCGACGACGTCATCTTGAACCCGCAGAACCCCTACACCCGCGAGCTGCGCGCCGCCTCTCCCGACCCGGAGAAGCACTTCGCCGCCACCACGAACGGAGGTGTGCGGTGAGTACCGCCTTCCCCCAGCTGGACGACAACGACCTCGTCGCGCGCGACGCCCTCGAGGTCGGCACCACCGCGACGGCGGTCGACCCTGGCCGGCGTCGCGTGCCGTGGCGCTTCTTCGCCGGGCGCGCGGGCTTCTACCTCTTCACCCTGTGGGCGGCGATCACGATCAACTTCTTCCTGCCCCGGCTCATGAAGGGCGACGCGGTGAGCTCGTACCTCGCGCGCAACCCCAACGTGAGCCCGGAGGCCGCCGACGCCCTGCGCATCCTGCTCGGCATCGACTCCGACAAATCGGTGTGGCAGCAGTACGTCGAGTACTGGGGCATGCTGCTGCGCGGCGACCTGGGCATCTCCACGCTGCACGGTCTGCGTCCGGTCGCCGAGGTGCTCGCCTCCGCCCTCCCGTGGACGCTCGGGCTGGTCGGCATCGCGACGATCATCTCGTTCGCGATCGGCACGGTCGCCGGGGCCATCGTGGGATGGAAGCGGGGCAGCAAGCTCGACGCGATCATCCCGGTGACCACCTTCTTCAACACGATCCCGTACTTCTGGCTCGGGCTCATCGCGATCGCCGTCTTCTCGTCGACGCTCAAGTGGTTCCCGTCGTCGCACGCCTACGACAAGGGGCAGTCGCCGGAGTGGAGCCTGGACTTCATCGGGCAGGTGATCATGCACGGCACCCTGCCCGCGCTCACCATCGTGGTGGCTTCGCTGGGTGGCTGGGTGCTCGGCATGCGCAACATGATGCTGACCGTGCTCGACGACGACTACATCACGGTCGCGCAGGCGAAGGGCATGCCGAACCGGCGCGTGCTGTGGGCCTACGCCGCCCGCAACGCCGTGCTCCCGCAGATCCAGAGCTTCGCGCTGTCGATCGGCTTCATCGTGGGCGGCACCATCGTCATGGAGATGGTGTTCAGCTATCCCGGTGTCGGCAAGCTGCTGCTCGACGCCACCAACGCCAAGGACTTCGCGCTCATGCAGGGCGTGTTCCTGGTGATCACGCTGTCGGTGCTCGTGGCCAACATCCTCGCCGACGTGGTCTACGCCTACCTCGACCCGCGCACCCGCCAGACGGAGGCCTGACATGACCGTTCCCACCACCGCCGCAGGCACCGCCCCCGACGGCTCGCCGGTCGCCTCGGGCATGCCGGAGACCGCGACCCTGCGCACCGCGCCGTCGGGCGACCCGCACCGCGCGACGTTCCGGTCGCAGCTCGGCCAGGCGTTCGCGATGTTCCGCAACCCGAAGTCCCTGGCCGGGCTCATCATCCTCGGGATCTTCGTGCTCGTCGCGATCCTGGCACCGTGGATCGCCCCGTACGGACCCACCCAGAAGGACCGCACCGCGCTCCGCCAGCCGCCGTCGTGGGAGCACTGGCTCGGGACGACGCACATGGGGGAGGACGTGCTGAGCCAGATCATCTACGGCACGCGCGGGGTGATCGTCGTCGGCTTCCTCGCCGCGTTCATCGCCACCATCATCGCCATCACGGTCGGCGTGATCGCCGGGTACGTGCGCGGCTGGAAGAGCGAGTCGCTGTCGGCGCTGACGAACGTCTTCCTCGTGATCCCCGGCATCCCGCTGATCATCATCATCGCGTCGCAGTTCGACAACCCGCCGCTGATCGTGATCGCCGCCGTGCTCGGGCTCACCGGGTGGGCGTGGGGTGCGCGCGTGCTCCGGGCGCAGACCATGTCGCTGCGCAACCGCGACTTCATCCAGGCCGCCCGCGCCAACGGCGAGCCGCTGCGCCGCATCATCACGGTCGAGATGCTGCCGAACCTGATGGCGCTCATCGCGTCGAGCTTCGTCGGCACCGTGACCGCCGCGATCCTCGGCCTCACGACGCTCGCGTTCATCGGGGTGATCCCGGTGAGCAACCTCAACTGGGGCACGATCCTGTTCTGGGCGCAGCAGAACGGCGCCTTCCCCCGGTTGTGGTGGTGGTACGTGCCCGCGGGGCTCTGCATCGCCATCATCGGCGTGGCCCTGTCGCTGATCAACTTCGGGATCGACGAGTATGTGAACCCGCGGCTGCGTTCCGCCGGAGAGCGCGCACGGGCCATGAAGAAGAAGGGGCTCGACGTGAACGCGCCGGTCACGGCCGTGCGCTCCGTCCCCCTGCCGACGACCGACACCACCGATACGACGACACAGAACACGAAGTGATGACCTCTCTGCTCCCGACGACCACCCTCCCGTACCAGAACCCCTCCCTGCCGATCCCCGAGCGCGTCGCCGACCTCCTCTCCCGCATGAGCGTGGAGGAGAAGGTCGGGCAGATGCTGCAGCTCGACGCCCGTGACGACCTCGACGACCACGTGCTGCGGCGTCACGTCGGCTCGATCCTGCACACGTCTCCCGAGCGCATCGTGCGGGCGAACGAGCTCACGGCGCAGACCCGCCTGCGCATCCCCCTGCTCGTGGGCGAGGACTGCATCCACGGCCACTCGTTCTGGCCGGGTGCGACGATCTACCCCACCCAGCTGGGCATGGCCGCGACGTGGGACGCCGGGCTGCTGGAGCGTGTCGCGCGGGCCACCGCGGAGGAGGTCGCGGTCACCGGCATCCACTGGACCTTCTCTCCCGTGCTGTGCATCGCGCGCGACCTGCGGTGGGGCCGGATCAACGAGACGTTCGGCGAGGACCCGTTCCTGATCGGCGAGCTCGCGAGCGCCATGGTGCGCGGCTACCAGGGCGACGGGCTCGACGACCCGACCGCGATCCTCGCGACCGCCAAGCACTTCGCGGGGTACTCCGAGACGCAGGGCGGACGGGACGCGAGCGAGGCCGACATCTCGCGCCGCAAGCTGCGCTCCTGGTTCCTGCCGCCGTTCGAGCGCGTGGCCCGCGAGGGCTGCCGCACGTTCATGCTCGGCTACCAGACCACCGACGGCGTGCCGATCACCCTGAACGACTGGCTGCTCAGCGACGTGCTGCGCGACGAGTGGGGCTACACCGGCACCCTCATCACCGACTGGGACAACGTCGGGCGCATGGTGTGGGAGCAGCGCATCCAGCCCGACCTGACCCAGGCGGCCGCGGCCGCGGTGCGCGCGGGCAACGACATGGTCATGACCACGCCCGGGTTCTTCGAGGGCGCGCTCGACGCGGTGGCGCAGGGGCTGCTGCCCGACGACGCGTTCGACGACGCGGTCGCCCGCATCCTCACGCTCAAGTTCGAGCTCGGGCTGTTCGAGGATCCGCGACTGCCGCGCGCAGACCTGTCGTCCGTGGTGGGCAGCGCCGCGCACGCCGAGCTGAACCTGGAGACGGCGCGACGCTCCCTCGTGCTGCTGGAGAACGACGGCGTGCTGCCGCTCGACCCCGCCGCCCCGCTGCGCATCGCCGTGACGGGACCCCTGGCCGACGACGCACAGACGCAGCTGGGCGACTGGGCGGGAGGTTCGGGTCAGGCGGGGTGGCTCGACGGGCAGCCGCGCGACATGATCACGACCGTGCTCGACGGGCTGCGCGCGGTGGACGGCTGGCGCGTGACGCACACGCGCGGCGCCGACATCCTCACCCTCGAGGACGACCCGCGGGGCACGCACTTCCCCGACAAGCAGCCGCGGCCGCCGGTGGTGCGGTCGTGCGCGCCCGACGCGGCGCTGATCGCGGAGGCCGTGGCCGACGCCGAGGCCGCCGACGTCGTGGTCGCGGTGGTCGGCGACCGGATCGAGCTCGTGGGTGAGGGCCGCTCGACGGCCACGCTCGAGCTCATCGGCGGCCAGAACGCGCTGCTGGACGCGCTGATCGACACCGGCACGCCGGTCGTGATCGTGCTGCTCGCGTCCAAGCCGCTCGTGCTCCCGGCGTCGGCGCAGCGCGCGGCGGCCGTGATCTGGGCGGCCAACCCCGGGATGCAGGGTGGTCGCGCGCTCGCCGAGGTCATGGCGGGCCTGGTCGAGCCGTCCGGCCGACTGCCGATCTCGTTCGCGCGCCACGTGGGACAGCAGCCGACCTACTACAACCAGATCCGCGGACAGCACGGCGACCGGTACGCCGACCTCACGCAGTCGCCCGCCTGGGCGTTCGGCGAGGGGCGCTCGTACACCACGGTCGAGTACTCCGACCTGGAGCTGGAGGCGGAGGCTCTCACCCCGGACGACACGGTCGTGGGTCACGTGACCGTGACGAACACGGGAGCCCGGCCCGCGCGCGAGACCGTGCAGGTGTACGTGCGCGACGAGGTCACGAGCGTGAGCTGGACCGATCGGGAGCTCAAGGCGTATCGCCAGGTCGACGTGTCGCCGGGGGAGTCCGTGCGGGTGCGGGTGGAGGTGCCGGCGGCCGAGTGCACGATCGTCGACGCCGCGGGGCTGCGCCGGGTGGAGCCCGGCGCGTTCACGCTGCTGGTCGGCCCGAGCTCGCGCGAGGAGGTGCTGCGGGCGGCGGGGTTCCGCATCGGCTGAGGCGGTGGGGCGGAGGGTGGACGGACGAGTTCGCTCGATTTGAGCTCAAGCGCGCTTGAGGTCTTACGGTGGAAGGGTGACCCGGAAGTTCCCCGCATGACCATCGACCCCCGCCCCCACCCCGCCGCCCCCGTCCCGTCCGCCGTCGGCGAGGGACTCAAGGCCGCGTTCCGCGCGCACCCCGCCGGTGTCGCGATCATCACGGCCCAGGGCCCCGACGGTCCGGTGGGCCTCACCGCCTCCAGCGTGTCGTCCGTGGCGGTCGATCCCGCCGCGATCATGTTCTCCGTCACGCGGGCGACCGGGAGCGCCGGGGCGATCCTGTCCGCGCCGAGCTTCGTGGTGCACCTTATCGACGACGAGCACTCCGACCTCGCGCAGAGCTTCGCCGTGAGCGGTGCCGAGCGGTTCACGTCGCAGCAGGGCTGGACGACGCTGCCGACCGGCGAGCCGCACCTCCCGGAGGCGAGGGTCGCGCTGCGCTGCCGCCCGCTGCACACCGTGCCCGTCGGCTCCTCGACGGTCGTGATCGCGGAGGTCCTGGAGGTGCTGCCGGGGCGACCCGCCCGCCCGCTGGTGTACGTGGACCGCCGGTTCCACGCCCTGCCGCACGTCCCCGCCGTCTGACCCCGACCGCCCGGCGGCGGTCCGGCCTGCCGTCAGGCGAGCGAGAGGAACAGCTTCTCGAGCTCGGGCAGGGAGACGCCGTCCTCCTCTTCCGGGCCGTCGAGGCAGTCCCTCATCGCGGTGGCGATGATCTGGAAGCCCGCCTTGTCGAGCGCGGAGGTGACGGCGGAGAGCTGCGTGACGACCGCTCGGCAGTCGCTGCCGGCCTCGACGGCCGCGATCACGGCGCCGAGCTGACCCTGTGCGCGCTTGAGGCGGTTGGCGATCTTGCGTTGCGTCTCGGCATCGGTGGTGGACATGGCGGCTCCCTGATCGTCGGCTGAGAACTCCATCATACCCCCGGGGGTATAGTGATGGATACCCACCGGGGTATCGAGAGGAGTCACCCATGTGCCGAGCCGTCCGTTGCCGAACCTGCGGAAAGACCACCTGGGCGGGATGTGGTCAGCACGTCGACGCCGTCCGCCAGACCGTACCGAGGTCGGACTGGTGCGGCGGGCACGCCGACGAGCAGCCCACCGGCGGCTTCCTGTCGCGGTTGTTCGGCCGATGAGCGCCGCGCCCCTCACGGTCGTGATCGTCGGCGGGGTCGCGGGCGGGATGTCCGCCGCCACCCGACTGCGCCGACTGGACGAGTCCGCGCACATCGTCGTCTTCGAGCGCGGACCCGAGGTGTCCTACGCCAACTGCGGCCTCCCGTACTACGTGGGCGGGGTGATCCAGGACCGCGAGGCGCTGCTGCTGCAGACCCCCGAGTCGCTGCACCGCCGCTTCCGGCTCGACGTGCGCGTGCGCCACGAGGTCGTGCACATCGACACCGACCGCCGCGTCGTCGAGGTCGAAGGGCCCGACGGGCAGCGGATGCGCCAGCCGTACGATCGCCTCGTGCTCGCCACCGGAGCCCGCCCGCGCCGCGACGAGCCCGACGCGGGACCGCCCGTGCGCAGCCTGCGCACGGTCGACGATGCCGACGCGATCCACGCCGCGGCACGATCCGGGCTGCCCGTGGTCGTGGTCGGCGGCGGTTACACGGGGCTGGAGGCCGTCGAGAACCTCGTCGCCCGTGGCGCCGCGGTCACGCTCGTGCAGCGCGGGCCCCAGCTGCTCTCCCCGCTCGACCCCGAGATGGTCGCACCGCTCGCCGAGGAGCTGCGGGTGCGCGGGGTGGACGTACGGCTCGGCGTCGAGATCACCGCGTCCGCGCCGGGTGCCGTGACCCTGAGCGACGGGACCGTCGTGGCCGCCGAGTTCGTGGTGGACGCGTCGGGAGTGGTGCCCGAGGTCGGGCTCGCGCGGGACGCGGGCATCCGGATCGGCGAGACGGGCGGGATCGCGGTGGACGACGCCTGCCGCACCAGCGCCCCCGACGTGTTCGCGGTGGGCGACGGTGTCGAGAAGAGCGACCTGGTGGGCGGCGGCCCCGCACTCATCACGATGGCGGGACTCGCGAATCGGCATGGCCGGATGGTGGCCGACGTCATCGCGGGCCGGGTCGAGGCTGCGTCACCGGCCGTCGGCACCGGCATCGTGGGCGTGTTCGGGCTCGCGCTCGCCAAGACCGGCTGGAGCGAACGGCAGCTCCGCGCCGCCGGTCGTGAGTTCTACGTCGTGCACGTGCACCCGGGCTCGCACGCGGGCTACTACCCCGGTGCGGAGACGCTGTCGATGAAGCTGCTGGCCGACCCGGCGAGCGACCGCATCCTCGGCGCGCAGGTGGTGGGTCGCGACGGGGTCGACAAGCGCATCGACGTGATCGCCACCGCGATGCAGGCGGGCGTCACGGCCGCGGGTCTCGCCCGGCTCGAGCTCGCCTATGCGCCGCAGTTCGGCTCGGCGAAGGACCCGGTCAACATGCTCGGCTACGTGGCCGAGAACACGCGCACCGGCACCACCCCCACCGTGCAGTGGCACGGGCTCGACGACGCCGTGCGCGCGGGGGCCGTGCTCATCGATGTGCGCTCCCCCGCGGAGCACGCGGCCGGCGCGATCCCCGGCGCGCTCAACGTCCCGCTGGACGAGTTGCGCGACCGCCTCGACGAGCTGCCGGCGGGGCCGCTGGTCGTCCACTGCCAGGTGGGGCTCCGCGGTCACATCGCGACGCGGCTGCTGCGGCAGCACGGACGCGACGTGCGCAACCTCGACGGCGGCTACCGCACCTGGCGTGACGGCACGGTGCGGTAGCGCGCCGGAGTCGCGGGGCCTCAGTCGCTGGCGAGCTTCGCGGCGAACTCCCGTTCCACGTCGACGTAGTGGTCGTCGGCCACGTCGTAGACCACCTGGTGGATCTCACCGCCCGTGAAGGCGAAGCGGTTGGGGTAGGCGGTGGTCACGGTGTCGCCCGAGTCGTAGCCGACGCTCAGTCCCTCGCCCGTGAGGGCGTAGCGGCCGAGCTGGGTGCGGATCGGGATCGACTCGACGGCCTCGTCGTCGACGTAGAGCGTGAGCGTGCCGAGCGCTTCGCCGTGGTCGCCGCTGCCCTCCTTCTCGAAGCCGACGCCGACGATGTGGCGGCCCTCGGTCGGCGCGGCGGTGCCGACCCGCTGCTCGGGCGGGATGCCGAGGAAGTTGTACACGAACGACAGCGTGCCGTCCTGCACGTACAGGCTGTAGCCGCCGAAGCGCGAGCCCTGGGCGACGATCACGCCCTCGGTCGCCGCGGTGAAGTCCACGTCGGCGAGGATCTTGAACGACACCTGCTGCGTGCGCGCGGCGAGCTGCTCCTGCACCTCGGTCGTCTCCGGGTAGTAGGTGAAGCGGCCGTCGGCGGGCACCGGCAGGTGGTACTCGTATTTGATGAAGTCGGCGACGCCCAGGTCGTTCAGGGGCAGCACGTCGTACTTCTTGGCCTCTTCGAGCCAGAGCGCCGTGAGCTCCTCCAGCTTCTCGGGGTACTGCTCGGCGAGGTCCACGGCCTCCGCCCTGTCCTCGTCGACGTGGAACAGCTGCCAGCGGTCCTCGTCGAAGTGCCCCAGGCCGATCGGGACGGGGCCGTGCTCGGCGACGGCCTTCCACCCCTTGCTCCAGATACCGCGCGTGCCGAGCATCTCGTAGTACTGCGTCTGCTTGGTGGTGGGGGCGTCCGCGGCGTCGAAGGAGTAGTTCATCGGCACCCCGGGCATCGGCGTCTGCTCCACGCCGTCCACGACGGTCGGCGCCTCGACGCCGCACGCCTCCAGGATCGTCGGCACGATGTCGGTGCAGTGGTGGTACTGGCTGCGCACCTCGCCGCGCGCCGTGATCCCCGCGGGCCAGTGGATGATCAGCGGGTCCGCCGAGCCGCCCGCGTAGGAGTAGCGCTTGAACATGCGGAACGGCGTGGAGAACGCCATCGCCCAGCCGGTCGGGTAGTGGTTGTAGGCGTCGGGCCCGCCGAGCTTGTCGATCATCGTCAGGTTGCGTGCGACGTCTTCGGGGTAGCCGTTGAAGAACAGGTTCTCGTTGATCGAGCCGTTCGGGCTGCCCTCGCCGGAGGCGCCGTTGTCTGCCGCGTAGATGATGAGCGTGTTGTCGAGCTGTCCCGACTTCTCCAGGTGCTCGATGATGCGGCCGACCTGCGCATCGGTGTATTCGCTGAACCCCGCGTACACCTCCGCGGTCCGCGAGAACAGCGCCTTCTCCTCGTCGGTCAGCTCCGCCCACGGACGCACGCTGTCGACCTCGGCGAACGTGCCGGGCGTCATCGGGTTCATGTCGGTCAGCTGCGTGCCCTCCGGCAGGATGCCGCGCTCGATCATGCGCGGCAGCACCCACTCGCGGTACGCCTCGTAGCCGTCGTCGAACATGCCCCGGTACTTGTCGATGTACTCCTGCGGGGCGTGGTGCGGGGCGTGGTTCGCGCCGGGGCAGAACCACAGGTACCACGGCTTGTCCGGGTTCGACTGCTTCGTGTCGCGCAGCATCCGGATCGCCTGATCCGCGAGGTCCTTGGACAGGTGATACCCGTCCTCGGGCTGGGAGGGCTGGTCGATGTAGTGGTTGTCGACGGCCAGATCGGGGTACCACTGGTTGGTCTCGCCGCCGATGAAGCCGTAGAACCGGTCGAAGCCGTGCCCGAGCGGCCATTCGCTGCGGTCCGAGCCGCTGGAGATCGCGTTGATCGGCACGTTGTGGTTCTTGCCGACCCAGTACGTGGACCAGCCGTTGTCGCGGAGGATGCGCGCGAGCGGCGCGTTCGACTTCGGGATGTGCCCGTTGTAGCCAGGGAACCCCGTCGAGGTCTCGGAGATCGTGGCGTAGCCGTTCTGGTGGTGCGTGCGTCCGGTGAGGAACGTCGACCGGGTGGGCGAGCACAGGGCGGTCGTGTGCCACTGCGAATAGGTGAGGCCGTTGTCGGCGAGGCGCTGGAGCGTGGGCATGTGGATGCGCCCGCCGTACGGCTCCCACGCCGCGAGACCCGTGTCGTCGAACAGGATCACCAGCACGTTCGGCGCACCCTCCGGCGCCTTGGTGAGCTCGTACGCCCCCCAGTCAGGCGTCGAGTCGCGGATGTCGAGTTCGATCTTCCCCTGGAACTCCCGAGCCATGATGTCTCCCTCCGGTCGGAACACGTGTCTGCTCGGCACGGTATCGAGGGCGCAAAGGGGGGGGACAGGTGGCTCTCGCAGGATCACCAGGGTGATTCCCGCGGGGGCCGTCGTGGCCGCAGCGGGTCAGACCAGGCGGGCGGTCGTGCCGCGCACGTTGAGCTCGTACGGCAGCGCGGCCGGGGGCCGTACGGCCTCGGGATCGGCGAGCTTCGCCAGGACGGCGTCCGCCGCGCGTTCGCCCTGCCCGAGGGGGAACTGGTCGACCGTGGTGAGGCGGAAGAACTCGCCGAGCTCGTGGCCGTCGATGCCCACGATCGACAGGTCCTCCGGCACGCGGAACCCGAGGTCGCGGGCGGCGAGGAGCGCCCCGATCGCCATCTCGTCCGAGGCGGCGAACACCGCGGTCGGGCGCGGGCCGGGGCGGCCCAGCAGCTGCTTCGCGGCCCGGTAGCCGCCCTCGACCGTGAAGTCGGCCGGCTCCAGGAACGCCGGCTGCAGCGGGATCCCGGCCGTCGCGAGGGCCCGCTCGAACCCGAGTCGGCGGTTGGTGGGGATGTGGAAGTCGAGGTCGAACTCGGGGTTCGCGCCGATGTGCGCGATCTGGGTGTGGCCGAGTCCGATGAGGTGCTCCGTGGCGAGCTGCGCGACCGCGACGTCGTCGACCGTGAGCGTGTCGAGCTTCGGGTTCGGGCCGCCGATCGCGATCACGGGCAGCCCGAGGTCGAGCAGCTGCTGCGTCTCGTCCTCGTCGAGCTCGATCGACACGGCGATCACCGCGTCCACGCGCTGCCGTCGCAGGAATGTGCCGAACACGTCACGGCGCACGTCCTCGTCGGCGGTGATGTTGTAGAGCGTGATGTCGTAGCCGGCGCGCATCAGTGCGGCGGACACCCCCGACAGCACCGTGCTGAAGAACCACCGGTCGAGGAACGGCACCACCACGCCGATGTTGCGCGTGCGACCCGAGGCGAGGCTCGAGGCCCGCGACGACACCACGTAGCCGAGCGACTGCGCGGCCGCGCGCACGCGCTCGCGCGCCGACTCCGAGACCTGCCCTCGTCCGCTCAGCGCGCGGGAGACGGTCGCGGTGGAGACGCCGGCGAGCCGGGCGACCTCGTCGATGCTCGCCATGGGTCCTCCTGGGGTTCCTGTTCCGTCGCGGTCGCGCGCTGCGGGCAGCGTCTGCGACCGCGACGGGAACGGGCGGGTCAGGCCGCGGTGGTGTACCAGACGGCGGTGTCGACCGGCAGGTCGGGGCCGTCGAAGGGCTGGCTGCGCAGCACGATCAGGGCGCCGTCCGGCAGGGGGAGCGCGGCGGTACCGAGGTTGGCGAGCACGTGCACCTCGCCGCGGCGGAACGCGACCGCGTCGGGCCCCGCGTCCTCCCACACGAGGGAGCCGGTGCCGAAGCCGTGTTCGCGGCGCCCGGCGAGCAGGCGCTTGTACAGGGCGAGGGTCGACGCGGGGTCGACCTCCTCCACGTCGCGCGCATGGGCCGCCCAGTCCGCGGGCTGCGGGAGCCACGACAGCCCGGTGTCGTTGAAGCCGAACGCGGGGGCCTCGGCCTCCCAGGGCAGCGGCACGCGGCAGCCGTCGCGGCCGTAGCGCTCGCCGTTGGTGCGGAACCACGTGGGATCCTGCCGGAACTCGTCCGGGATCTCCATGGCCTCGGGCAGCCCGAGCTCCTCGCCCTGGTACAGGTACGCCGAGCCGGGGAGGGCCAGCATCAGGGTCGTGGCGGCGCGGGCGCGCGCCAGGCCGATCGCGGTGTCGGGCTTGTCGGGCGTGTTCGGCCCGATGCCCTCGCCCTGCGGGTTCTCGGACGTGAGGGCCAGGCGCGAGGCGTGGCGCACGACGTCGTGGTTCGACAGCACCCAGGTGCTGGGGGCGCCGACCGCGCCGAACTCGTCGAGCGACTCGCGGATCACATCGCCCAGGGCCTTCGCGTCCCACTCGGTCATGAGGTACGGGAAGTTGAAGGTCTGGTGCATCTCGTCGGGCCGCACCCACAGCGCGGTCTCCTTGAGCGTCGGCATCCAGGCCTCGCCGCACAGCGCGCGGTCGCCGTCGTACTCGGCCAGCACGCGGTGCCAGTCGCGGTAGATCTCGTGCACGCCGTCCTGGCCCCAGTACGGCACGTTCGACTCGCCGCCGCCCATGGAGTCGGCGTCGGTGGGGGGCGTGTAGTCGGGCAGCCCCTCGGTCTTGATCATGCCGTGGGCCACGTCGACCCGGAAGCCGTCGACCCCACGGTCGAGCCAGAAGCGCAGGATGGAGCGGAACTCCTCCTGCACCTCCTCGTTGTTCCAGTCGAAGTCGGGCTGCGTGGCGTCGAAGATGTGCAGGTACCACTGGCCGGGCGTGCCGTCGGCCTCGGTCACGCGCTGCCACATGCCGCCGCCGAAGACCGACTCCCAGTTGTTGGGCGGCAGCTCGCCGTTCTCGCCCCTGCCGTCGCGGAAGATGTAGCGCGCGCGCTCCGGGCTGCCCGGTCCCGCGGCGAGGGCCGCCTGGAACCACGGGTGCTGGTCGGACGAGTGGTTGG of the Microbacterium sufflavum genome contains:
- a CDS encoding LacI family DNA-binding transcriptional regulator, with the protein product MASIDEVARLAGVSTATVSRALSGRGQVSESARERVRAAAQSLGYVVSSRASSLASGRTRNIGVVVPFLDRWFFSTVLSGVSAALMRAGYDITLYNITADEDVRRDVFGTFLRRQRVDAVIAVSIELDEDETQQLLDLGLPVIAIGGPNPKLDTLTVDDVAVAQLATEHLIGLGHTQIAHIGANPEFDLDFHIPTNRRLGFERALATAGIPLQPAFLEPADFTVEGGYRAAKQLLGRPGPRPTAVFAASDEMAIGALLAARDLGFRVPEDLSIVGIDGHELGEFFRLTTVDQFPLGQGERAADAVLAKLADPEAVRPPAALPYELNVRGTTARLV
- a CDS encoding glycoside hydrolase family 13 protein — translated: MAQLEQFAAPGTEWWRSAVIYQIYPRSFADASGDGIGDLPGITRRLDSLQELGVDAIWLSPFMTSPQRDAGYDVADYRDVDPLFGTLSDFDDMLAAAHDRGIRVIVDLVPNHSSDQHPWFQAALAAGPGSPERARYIFRDGRGENGELPPNNWESVFGGGMWQRVTEADGTPGQWYLHIFDATQPDFDWNNEEVQEEFRSILRFWLDRGVDGFRVDVAHGMIKTEGLPDYTPPTDADSMGGGESNVPYWGQDGVHEIYRDWHRVLAEYDGDRALCGEAWMPTLKETALWVRPDEMHQTFNFPYLMTEWDAKALGDVIRESLDEFGAVGAPSTWVLSNHDVVRHASRLALTSENPQGEGIGPNTPDKPDTAIGLARARAATTLMLALPGSAYLYQGEELGLPEAMEIPDEFRQDPTWFRTNGERYGRDGCRVPLPWEAEAPAFGFNDTGLSWLPQPADWAAHARDVEEVDPASTLALYKRLLAGRREHGFGTGSLVWEDAGPDAVAFRRGEVHVLANLGTAALPLPDGALIVLRSQPFDGPDLPVDTAVWYTTAA